One region of Rhodohalobacter mucosus genomic DNA includes:
- a CDS encoding phage holin family protein: MLKVLLINSVVIFFAAYLLEGVKMKNFLTAIGVAVLLGLINMFIKPLIVFITLPLTILTLGLFILVINAWVLMLIDKLVDGLEIKSFWWAVGYSLLISILNSILLKVF; encoded by the coding sequence ATGTTAAAAGTACTTCTCATCAATTCCGTCGTTATCTTTTTTGCAGCCTATCTGCTTGAAGGCGTTAAAATGAAAAATTTTCTTACCGCCATAGGGGTTGCAGTGCTCCTGGGACTCATAAATATGTTCATCAAACCACTGATCGTCTTCATCACACTGCCTCTCACAATTCTTACACTGGGCCTTTTTATTCTGGTTATCAATGCCTGGGTTCTGATGCTTATCGATAAACTTGTTGACGGGCTGGAAATTAAAAGCTTCTGGTGGGCCGTTGGCTACAGCCTTCTCATATCCATTCTCAATTCCATTCTGCTGAAAGTTTTCTGA
- a CDS encoding PAS domain-containing hybrid sensor histidine kinase/response regulator — translation MNGDSFFSRHPGLAEQISRHLFNAVVIYSFESGEPASVYANPLFYKLTGASPDDIIGKPPQLSFNHSRTPSDRYLDFMNHVLERKPVHGELQLFTENEQSLWVTARSVPLTTPGQNPPALLVVLNDLTQLKKKERELEQAQRTADESARVKEKFLAKMSHEMRTPINAVLGMAQLLEDTPLNQKQKEFVEELRLSSENLLAMVNDILEFNMIDSGGLQLNHRPFNIRKQLQLLVDKLTERAKEKGLSMELVISEKAPEKVGGDPVRLSQILMNLIANAIKFTKYGGVKVLVRSEEHSNEKVLIEIKVKDTGIGISPELMSNIFENFPRASGITNYTYGTTGLGLSLANELTRYMGGKLDVESVVGTGSVFTVSIPFEKIGKTKESGEAEPSRNKTDDDKSLEGKRILVVDDYMVNRRIVKGMLEKEGCSVDQAADGETGLKMIREGEYDIVFMDVQMQGMDGLDVTRKVREEEAESGRHLPIVAITASVLDKDIIACREAGMDHFIGKPFNKNDLIEAVKTDYSSETTAKKTSPPETETDSETDIEDRINLSVLSEMAGGNREMMDDMIDLFKTQTPELLRKADDEIRQGEFLAAGKTVHTLKPTFTYMGLDRAFNLSAEIERLAADHDENEEVDADTFREKFAELKTGIENALSKIGS, via the coding sequence ATGAATGGAGATTCTTTTTTTTCCCGACATCCCGGCCTGGCTGAACAAATATCAAGACACCTCTTTAATGCGGTCGTTATTTATTCGTTTGAAAGCGGAGAGCCGGCCTCTGTCTACGCAAATCCCCTTTTTTACAAACTGACAGGAGCCTCTCCGGACGACATTATTGGCAAACCTCCCCAGCTGTCGTTCAATCACAGCCGTACACCATCCGATCGCTACCTGGATTTTATGAACCATGTTTTGGAAAGGAAACCTGTACATGGGGAACTTCAGCTGTTTACAGAAAATGAACAGTCTCTGTGGGTGACGGCCAGGTCGGTGCCTCTCACAACTCCAGGTCAGAATCCGCCGGCTCTTTTAGTTGTGCTCAACGATCTGACCCAACTCAAAAAAAAGGAGAGGGAACTGGAACAGGCTCAACGCACTGCAGATGAGTCAGCCCGGGTGAAAGAGAAGTTTCTCGCGAAAATGAGCCATGAGATGAGAACACCCATAAACGCAGTGCTTGGCATGGCGCAGCTGCTGGAAGATACACCGCTGAACCAAAAACAAAAAGAGTTTGTCGAGGAGCTTCGCCTCTCTTCCGAGAATCTGCTTGCTATGGTGAATGATATTCTGGAATTCAATATGATTGACTCAGGCGGGCTGCAGCTCAATCACCGGCCATTCAATATCAGAAAACAGCTGCAGCTTCTTGTGGATAAACTCACAGAAAGAGCAAAAGAGAAAGGACTGTCAATGGAGCTGGTGATTTCTGAAAAGGCTCCTGAAAAAGTCGGCGGCGATCCGGTTCGGCTGAGTCAGATTCTTATGAACCTCATAGCCAATGCAATCAAGTTCACCAAATACGGAGGGGTGAAGGTACTCGTGCGCTCCGAAGAACATTCCAATGAAAAAGTGCTCATTGAAATTAAAGTGAAGGATACGGGCATCGGCATCTCACCGGAACTGATGAGCAACATTTTTGAAAACTTTCCGCGGGCATCGGGTATCACCAATTATACATACGGAACTACAGGCCTGGGGCTCTCCCTTGCCAATGAGCTTACTCGGTATATGGGAGGGAAACTGGATGTGGAGAGTGTGGTTGGAACCGGATCGGTATTTACAGTATCCATTCCATTCGAGAAAATCGGTAAAACCAAAGAAAGCGGGGAAGCGGAACCTTCCCGCAATAAAACGGATGATGATAAAAGTCTGGAAGGAAAGCGCATCCTGGTGGTGGATGACTACATGGTGAACCGCAGGATTGTAAAAGGCATGCTTGAAAAAGAGGGGTGCAGCGTTGACCAGGCCGCAGACGGTGAAACCGGATTGAAAATGATCCGTGAAGGCGAATACGATATCGTTTTTATGGATGTACAGATGCAGGGCATGGACGGGCTGGATGTAACGCGTAAAGTTCGTGAGGAGGAGGCTGAAAGCGGCAGGCACCTGCCCATCGTGGCAATCACAGCCTCCGTACTCGATAAGGATATCATCGCTTGCAGGGAGGCAGGCATGGATCATTTTATCGGGAAACCGTTTAACAAGAACGATCTGATTGAAGCTGTAAAGACAGACTATTCCTCAGAGACTACGGCCAAAAAGACAAGCCCTCCCGAAACAGAAACAGATTCAGAAACAGATATTGAAGACCGGATAAACCTCTCGGTACTCTCGGAAATGGCGGGCGGCAACCGGGAGATGATGGACGATATGATCGACCTGTTTAAAACACAGACACCTGAATTGCTGAGGAAAGCTGATGATGAAATAAGACAGGGTGAATTTCTGGCTGCCGGTAAAACGGTACATACCCTTAAACCTACTTTCACCTACATGGGGCTTGATCGTGCCTTTAATCTGTCTGCAGAGATAGAACGCCTTGCTGCGGATCATGATGAGAATGAAGAGGTTGATGCAGATACATTCAGGGAAAAATTCGCAGAGCTGAAAACAGGAATAGAGAATGCCCTGAGCAAGATCGGATCCTGA
- the tilS gene encoding tRNA lysidine(34) synthetase TilS — MGKFESSPVTKTFLSAHQKFLTKENRIIVGVSGGPDSMALLYLLHRTDTDSVAVHCNYGLRGKDSDKDQELVEEMCKLWEIECVAVRPEIDKNSGNFQNKARDERYRIFEELKSEYGADYIATAHHRDDQVETILQKLLRGAGMGSWKAMSPLDGEFFRPLLDIPKSEILNFVQLMNVPFRMDGSNEESTYARNFLRHAWFPDLSRLFPGWKENLLRLPDRADEYTAMADTILAGCLNGTTRLNRDRFLSLPDTIRQGIMHRFLEKSIDGLSVSAAFLNTLNTLDSLQTGNRISINERYDLLRDRDEFVLSDTETAESSFQKVVIQQNHLQKIFRANGLILRIENFNGSFDNRSLKLDSEKVAFPVTLRRWKEGDQFTPLGMDGTQRISDHLTNRKISSAEKSDAFVLESFDGVIVAVIFPHSAADGQIGTISEQVRCSDNTQTTVTIRKS, encoded by the coding sequence ATGGGCAAGTTCGAATCCTCACCGGTAACGAAGACGTTTCTTAGTGCACACCAAAAGTTCCTGACAAAGGAAAACAGAATCATAGTGGGTGTAAGCGGAGGGCCTGACTCTATGGCACTTCTCTACCTGCTTCATCGAACCGATACCGATTCCGTAGCTGTACACTGCAATTATGGTTTGCGGGGAAAGGATTCTGACAAAGACCAGGAACTGGTTGAAGAGATGTGCAAGCTGTGGGAAATAGAGTGTGTTGCAGTCAGGCCCGAGATTGACAAAAACTCCGGCAACTTTCAGAATAAAGCCAGGGATGAGCGCTACAGAATTTTTGAAGAGTTAAAGAGCGAGTACGGAGCCGACTACATTGCAACCGCTCATCACAGGGACGATCAGGTAGAAACCATCCTGCAGAAACTACTCAGGGGAGCGGGTATGGGATCGTGGAAAGCGATGAGCCCCCTGGACGGTGAGTTTTTCAGGCCACTGCTGGATATACCGAAATCAGAAATTTTGAATTTTGTCCAGCTGATGAATGTGCCGTTTCGGATGGATGGCTCGAATGAAGAGTCGACCTATGCAAGAAACTTTCTGCGTCACGCTTGGTTCCCCGATCTGAGCCGGCTTTTCCCCGGATGGAAAGAGAACCTGCTTAGATTGCCCGATCGTGCTGATGAATATACAGCTATGGCAGACACCATTCTTGCAGGCTGCCTGAACGGTACAACCCGGCTCAACCGTGATAGATTTTTGAGTCTGCCGGATACCATACGGCAGGGAATAATGCACAGGTTTCTCGAAAAATCGATCGATGGTCTGAGTGTATCCGCTGCATTTCTAAATACCCTGAATACGCTCGATTCCCTCCAGACAGGAAACCGAATCAGTATAAACGAACGGTACGATCTACTTCGGGACAGAGATGAATTTGTGCTCAGCGATACAGAAACGGCAGAATCTTCTTTTCAGAAGGTGGTTATACAGCAAAACCATCTTCAAAAAATATTCAGGGCAAATGGACTGATTCTGAGAATTGAAAACTTTAACGGCTCTTTCGATAACCGCTCCCTGAAGCTGGATAGTGAGAAGGTTGCATTTCCGGTTACGCTGCGCCGCTGGAAGGAGGGAGACCAGTTTACACCGCTGGGAATGGACGGAACCCAACGTATTTCGGATCATCTTACCAACAGAAAAATATCATCTGCTGAGAAATCGGATGCGTTTGTATTAGAATCGTTTGATGGGGTGATTGTTGCCGTTATATTTCCGCACTCTGCAGCAGACGGGCAGATAGGCACAATTTCCGAGCAGGTCAGATGCAGCGACAATACCCAAACCACAGTTACAATCAGAAAATCATAG
- a CDS encoding biotin--[acetyl-CoA-carboxylase] ligase, producing MKQPFDVDLLNSRLSSSWLGRKFIHMDQVESTNSYLKKLPGDKLVHGTVLHTDHQTGGRGQYKRIWHSGPNQNLTFTIAFRPSHADRVPLLTLACAHAVSEALSGFSNEPVLIKWPNDLIAGGKKLGGILTECIFLGNKPDRILIGLGLNIFKEGYEGVSPEQAVCLEELNDESAELKREEILAKCLKAIEKAYLQWEKQDPQLHNTVSRRLIGYGQWVRIAINGRPEDGRFKFLGVNREGELTALNEELDVNTFKHGQVRILTGNEDVS from the coding sequence ATGAAACAACCTTTTGATGTGGATTTATTGAATAGCAGGCTCAGCTCATCCTGGCTTGGCCGCAAATTTATTCACATGGATCAGGTTGAATCGACCAACTCTTATCTGAAAAAACTGCCGGGCGACAAGCTTGTTCACGGTACCGTGCTTCATACCGATCACCAAACGGGCGGCAGGGGGCAGTATAAGCGAATATGGCACTCAGGTCCTAACCAGAATCTGACCTTTACCATCGCTTTCAGGCCGTCTCATGCAGACCGGGTTCCGCTTCTTACACTTGCCTGTGCCCATGCAGTCTCTGAGGCGCTCAGTGGCTTCAGCAACGAGCCGGTACTGATTAAGTGGCCGAATGATCTCATTGCAGGCGGTAAAAAGCTGGGTGGGATTCTTACAGAATGCATTTTTTTGGGAAACAAACCGGATCGCATTTTGATTGGATTGGGCCTCAATATCTTCAAGGAAGGCTATGAGGGTGTTAGCCCGGAGCAGGCAGTGTGCCTGGAAGAACTGAACGATGAATCTGCCGAGCTCAAAAGGGAAGAGATTCTCGCAAAGTGCCTGAAGGCTATAGAGAAAGCCTATTTGCAATGGGAGAAGCAGGACCCGCAGCTTCACAACACGGTCAGCAGGAGGTTGATTGGCTATGGGCAGTGGGTTCGCATTGCCATTAACGGCCGGCCTGAGGACGGACGATTTAAATTTTTGGGAGTAAACAGAGAAGGTGAGCTTACAGCCTTGAATGAGGAGCTGGATGTGAATACATTTAAGCATGGGCAAGTTCGAATCCTCACCGGTAACGAAGACGTTTCTTAG
- a CDS encoding copper-translocating P-type ATPase codes for MTRSWFVTLPLMIWMFLEMIFGIHLLPSLAMELIMIAGAGYVIFGPGLPTLRSAFRSSLSLTPNMDVLIALGTLASLATGLIVVGSELGLIESRFYSFTGIAAMIMAFHLTGRYIETKARGRASEAITKLLTLEAKTARVIRNGAEREVPVNELTVGDVVIVRPGETIPVDGVVVDGRASVDESMMTGEPLPVVRKEGDEVIGGTINAEGSVRVQTARLGEDTFLNRVVRLVEDAQASRVPIQDFADRITAVFVPVILVLSLLTFTVWVLFPESMRTLLLFAEGAIPWIITDLDPASQAFFAALAVLVIACPCALGLATPTALMVGSGLGAENGILIRKGEAIQRLSEVTAFVFDKTGTLTEGKPEVEKWVTIEGDENRLKKLLAAAENFSEHPVSRAIIRYTGTEQMPETDQFQSFTGMGVQALVQNSTVLAGNEDLMKQFNVDLDRAVSDEADRLKQNGYTTIIMAVDNSVKALIGVRDAIKKETPAMISSVRQMGYKTMMLTGDQEKAARQIANEAGVDEVIAGVKPDQKASVIRDLKKSGSVVAMVGDGINDAPALSEADVGIALGTGTDIAIEAGSIILVDGNPAGIVRAITLSRETFKKIRQNLFWAFFYNVVMIPVAVIGWMHPVLAEIAMALSSINVVGNSRRLQKKKL; via the coding sequence TTGACCAGAAGCTGGTTTGTCACGCTGCCGCTGATGATCTGGATGTTCCTGGAGATGATATTTGGGATCCATCTGCTGCCATCCCTGGCCATGGAACTGATCATGATCGCGGGTGCCGGCTATGTGATTTTCGGCCCCGGCCTGCCAACCCTCAGGAGCGCTTTTCGTTCATCACTGAGCCTGACACCCAATATGGACGTGCTCATTGCGCTGGGTACCCTCGCGTCACTCGCTACCGGCCTGATCGTGGTTGGTTCGGAACTGGGCCTGATTGAATCCCGCTTTTACAGTTTTACCGGCATTGCAGCAATGATCATGGCCTTCCACCTTACCGGACGATACATTGAAACCAAGGCCCGGGGCCGCGCTTCGGAAGCCATCACTAAGCTTCTCACTCTTGAGGCTAAAACCGCGCGGGTTATCAGGAACGGTGCGGAGAGAGAGGTACCTGTAAATGAACTTACGGTTGGCGATGTGGTGATTGTAAGGCCGGGTGAAACGATACCGGTGGATGGCGTAGTGGTGGATGGCAGAGCTTCCGTAGACGAATCGATGATGACCGGTGAGCCGTTGCCCGTGGTGAGAAAAGAGGGAGATGAGGTAATCGGAGGTACAATAAATGCGGAAGGATCCGTACGGGTGCAAACTGCCAGGCTGGGAGAAGATACATTCCTGAACAGGGTCGTCAGACTGGTTGAAGATGCGCAGGCTTCAAGGGTGCCGATTCAGGATTTTGCCGACCGCATTACGGCAGTGTTTGTGCCCGTTATCCTGGTACTTTCACTTCTTACCTTTACGGTATGGGTGCTTTTCCCAGAATCGATGCGAACTCTACTGCTATTTGCCGAAGGCGCAATTCCATGGATCATAACCGACCTTGATCCGGCCAGCCAGGCCTTTTTTGCCGCACTCGCGGTGCTTGTGATAGCCTGTCCCTGTGCATTGGGTCTGGCCACTCCCACAGCACTGATGGTGGGAAGCGGCCTGGGTGCTGAAAACGGAATTCTGATACGAAAAGGGGAGGCTATACAAAGGCTCAGTGAAGTAACTGCATTTGTATTCGACAAAACAGGCACTCTTACGGAAGGGAAACCGGAAGTGGAGAAATGGGTCACAATCGAAGGGGATGAAAACCGGCTGAAAAAGCTCCTGGCCGCAGCTGAAAATTTCTCTGAACATCCAGTCAGCCGCGCAATCATTCGATACACGGGAACTGAACAGATGCCGGAAACAGACCAGTTCCAGTCGTTTACGGGAATGGGGGTGCAGGCCCTTGTTCAGAATAGCACCGTACTGGCAGGGAACGAAGACCTGATGAAGCAGTTCAATGTTGACCTTGATCGTGCCGTAAGTGATGAAGCCGATCGTCTGAAACAGAATGGATATACCACGATTATCATGGCTGTGGATAACTCTGTGAAAGCACTGATCGGAGTAAGGGATGCAATAAAAAAAGAGACGCCCGCGATGATATCATCGGTCAGGCAAATGGGGTATAAAACCATGATGCTGACCGGTGATCAGGAGAAAGCGGCACGACAAATAGCAAACGAAGCTGGAGTGGATGAGGTTATTGCCGGGGTAAAACCAGACCAGAAGGCATCCGTTATCCGCGATCTTAAAAAGAGCGGGAGCGTGGTCGCAATGGTTGGTGACGGAATCAATGACGCGCCTGCGCTCTCCGAAGCGGATGTGGGTATAGCGCTGGGAACAGGAACAGACATTGCCATTGAGGCTGGAAGCATCATTCTGGTAGACGGAAATCCGGCGGGAATCGTCCGTGCTATCACTCTCAGCAGAGAGACCTTTAAAAAAATACGTCAAAACCTTTTCTGGGCTTTTTTCTACAATGTTGTGATGATTCCGGTAGCCGTTATCGGATGGATGCATCCTGTTCTTGCAGAAATTGCAATGGCGTTAAGTTCAATAAATGTAGTGGGTAATTCGAGAAGACTGCAGAAGAAAAAATTGTGA
- a CDS encoding isoamylase early set domain-containing protein, producing MIKQQFTPKRTVCKVTFSIPEEWANSSAEIVGDFNEWQTGADSLTKNKNRWETTLRLKPGTEYRFRYLLDGERWENDDAADAYIPNEYGSDDSVVRTGT from the coding sequence ATGATCAAGCAGCAATTCACACCCAAGAGAACCGTATGTAAAGTAACATTCTCCATCCCGGAAGAATGGGCAAACTCCAGCGCCGAGATTGTTGGAGATTTTAATGAGTGGCAAACAGGCGCCGATTCACTCACAAAAAACAAAAATCGCTGGGAAACAACTCTTCGCCTGAAACCCGGTACCGAATACCGGTTTCGATATCTGCTGGATGGAGAGAGATGGGAGAATGATGATGCGGCAGATGCGTATATTCCAAACGAGTATGGAAGTGACGATTCTGTTGTGAGAACCGGAACATAA
- a CDS encoding helix-turn-helix domain-containing protein, translated as MKIAIKNMVCPRCIESVAGILADMSIPVEEVDLGFAHTARKLTDNELHLLDQKLLSKGFERVEDRESELVNLVRAMLIRYIDHVENSENPNKLSVFISEHTSYNYSYLSNVFSDQTGITIETCLIRLKIERVKELLHFRKWTLSEIAWKLKYSSVQYLSNQFKKVTGQTVTEYLRANISGRKALDQI; from the coding sequence ATGAAAATCGCGATAAAAAATATGGTTTGCCCACGCTGCATCGAATCGGTTGCCGGTATCCTTGCAGACATGTCTATTCCCGTGGAGGAAGTAGATCTTGGCTTTGCCCATACAGCCCGAAAACTAACGGATAATGAGCTGCATCTTCTTGACCAGAAACTTCTTTCAAAAGGTTTTGAAAGGGTTGAAGATCGTGAATCGGAGCTTGTGAACCTGGTGCGGGCGATGTTGATCCGGTACATTGATCATGTTGAGAATTCCGAGAATCCCAATAAACTTTCGGTATTTATTTCAGAGCATACCAGCTACAACTACTCCTACCTTAGTAACGTCTTTTCCGATCAGACGGGTATCACCATCGAAACCTGCCTGATACGGCTGAAGATTGAGCGTGTGAAAGAACTACTGCATTTCAGAAAATGGACGCTGAGCGAAATAGCGTGGAAACTGAAATACAGCAGTGTGCAATATCTCTCCAACCAGTTTAAAAAAGTTACAGGCCAAACCGTTACTGAGTATCTCAGGGCCAACATATCGGGGCGCAAGGCTCTGGATCAGATTTAG
- a CDS encoding HPr family phosphocarrier protein, translating to MITKTVKVLNESGLHARPASKLVKTASGFESDFFIKMYGYKVNGKSILGVMTLAAEYGAEMELIFDGPDEDEALEAINRLFDCKFESNSK from the coding sequence ATGATCACAAAAACAGTAAAAGTACTGAATGAATCAGGTCTGCACGCCCGCCCTGCTTCGAAACTTGTGAAAACAGCTTCAGGTTTTGAATCTGATTTTTTCATTAAGATGTACGGTTACAAGGTTAACGGAAAGAGCATCCTGGGGGTGATGACGCTGGCAGCAGAATATGGTGCGGAGATGGAGCTCATTTTTGACGGGCCGGATGAAGATGAGGCGCTGGAAGCTATAAACCGCCTTTTCGATTGTAAATTTGAATCAAATTCAAAATGA
- a CDS encoding GNAT family N-acetyltransferase, which yields MRSTFNIEAGFRYISTQYEINRKKLSLRMKWVYYEAFDKIPPHILYGLLKLRQDVFIIEQDCIYEDIDNLDQHSSQLVLSEADTVIGCARLVPPGVKYPELSIGRIAVSSSYRNRGIGKELVERAIGIAEKSGQNTIRIEAQTYLLTFYESLGFEADGDEYILDGIPHVEMIRVSMPK from the coding sequence ATGAGAAGTACTTTTAACATAGAAGCGGGATTTCGTTACATTTCCACGCAGTACGAAATTAACAGAAAAAAGTTATCGTTGCGCATGAAGTGGGTCTATTATGAGGCTTTTGATAAAATCCCCCCGCATATTTTATACGGGCTGCTGAAGCTTCGCCAGGATGTGTTTATTATTGAGCAGGATTGTATATACGAAGACATCGACAACCTGGATCAGCACTCTTCTCAGCTTGTTTTATCCGAGGCAGATACGGTTATAGGGTGTGCAAGGCTGGTCCCCCCCGGAGTCAAGTATCCGGAATTATCAATCGGAAGAATAGCCGTTTCGTCATCATACAGGAACCGCGGTATTGGAAAAGAACTGGTAGAGCGGGCAATCGGTATTGCTGAGAAATCAGGCCAAAATACAATCAGGATTGAAGCTCAAACTTATCTTCTGACGTTCTATGAATCCCTTGGGTTTGAGGCGGACGGCGATGAGTATATACTGGACGGCATACCCCATGTTGAAATGATCCGGGTATCAATGCCCAAATAG
- the ptsP gene encoding phosphoenolpyruvate--protein phosphotransferase has protein sequence MSNSHRTVHMKGTPASYGVGIGSAWILEEKKVSVRPNRILDNEVKENLERFERAVEELLEEYSEMRDSTSGDAADILEAQIQTLKDPELHKLIRRKISENHFEAVYAIFSSFNDYVQMIESVGVSWTDDRTIDIVTIRDQLIAALRKKRKELSVPQGAVVFANELSPTVLIELTRTNISGIVLHKAGLTSHAVILSQSMGIPCVVGVNWKALNISGNCEVLIDGETGEVVFHPSDAEKKEFITRKKKEKKRVKELLKAAALPHETGCGSSFTLRANVEFLEELPRISKHGAKGVGLLRTETLLFQRNFEVPAQIEFYEKVLQASGTDPVTIRLFDAGGDKLLEEAEEEPNPFLGWRGIRLLLHQRKLLRNQIEAICRVSGNYPGRVSILVPMVTDLNEITRVKEKVSKIIAELKSDGADVDEEMKVGIMVEVPAVALMAEEIAPFVDFFSIGTNDLTQYTLAVDRGNDRISELFEPFHPAVWKLIRMTMKGAEKHGIPVSVCGESASIPGAAAAFIGLGITDLSMTTNALLPVKELLCSRSLQEMKELGVRVAASRSTDEVKELFQQFTEKGTVK, from the coding sequence ATGAGCAACTCACACAGAACCGTACACATGAAGGGTACACCGGCTTCTTACGGGGTCGGAATTGGTTCTGCATGGATTCTCGAGGAAAAAAAGGTATCCGTACGCCCTAACAGAATTCTCGATAACGAGGTTAAGGAAAACCTGGAACGGTTTGAACGAGCAGTGGAGGAGCTTCTGGAGGAATATTCCGAGATGCGCGATTCAACCTCAGGTGATGCAGCCGATATACTTGAAGCGCAGATCCAGACTCTCAAAGATCCCGAACTGCATAAGCTGATCCGGAGGAAAATCAGCGAAAATCATTTTGAAGCTGTTTATGCCATCTTCAGCTCGTTCAACGATTATGTGCAAATGATCGAATCGGTTGGTGTATCCTGGACCGACGACCGCACCATCGACATTGTGACCATCCGGGATCAGCTGATCGCTGCCCTGCGAAAAAAACGTAAGGAGCTTTCCGTTCCGCAGGGTGCCGTAGTGTTTGCCAATGAGCTGTCGCCGACCGTGTTGATAGAGCTTACCCGAACAAATATTTCAGGAATCGTTCTGCACAAAGCCGGACTAACGTCACATGCGGTTATCTTGTCGCAGTCGATGGGGATTCCATGCGTTGTAGGGGTAAACTGGAAGGCTCTCAATATTTCCGGCAATTGTGAGGTTTTAATTGATGGTGAAACGGGAGAAGTTGTATTTCATCCGAGTGATGCAGAGAAAAAGGAATTCATTACCCGAAAGAAAAAAGAGAAGAAAAGGGTCAAAGAGCTTCTAAAAGCTGCCGCTTTGCCCCATGAAACCGGATGCGGTTCATCCTTTACGCTGCGCGCCAACGTGGAATTTCTGGAAGAATTACCGCGGATCAGCAAGCACGGTGCAAAGGGAGTGGGGCTTCTCAGAACCGAGACGCTGTTGTTTCAGCGAAATTTTGAAGTTCCTGCCCAGATCGAATTTTATGAAAAGGTACTGCAGGCATCGGGCACCGATCCGGTAACCATACGCCTGTTTGATGCGGGCGGCGACAAACTGCTTGAAGAGGCAGAAGAAGAGCCTAATCCGTTTCTTGGCTGGCGCGGTATCCGCCTTTTGCTCCATCAGCGAAAACTGTTGCGCAACCAGATAGAAGCCATCTGCCGGGTTTCAGGCAACTATCCGGGAAGGGTGAGCATACTCGTGCCTATGGTCACTGATTTGAATGAGATCACCCGGGTGAAGGAAAAAGTGTCGAAGATCATAGCGGAACTCAAATCCGATGGTGCGGATGTGGATGAAGAAATGAAGGTGGGGATTATGGTTGAAGTGCCTGCTGTTGCGCTGATGGCTGAGGAAATTGCACCCTTCGTAGATTTCTTCAGCATCGGAACAAACGACCTTACGCAATATACCCTGGCAGTTGACAGGGGTAACGACAGAATTTCTGAGCTTTTTGAGCCGTTTCATCCGGCTGTATGGAAGCTGATCCGCATGACGATGAAAGGAGCCGAAAAGCATGGGATTCCTGTATCCGTCTGTGGGGAATCGGCTTCAATTCCGGGCGCCGCCGCAGCCTTCATAGGACTCGGGATTACAGACTTGAGTATGACAACCAATGCGCTTCTCCCCGTAAAAGAACTTCTTTGCAGCCGGTCTCTGCAAGAGATGAAGGAGCTGGGCGTGAGGGTGGCAGCATCCCGAAGCACGGATGAGGTAAAAGAACTGTTTCAGCAATTCACGGAAAAAGGAACTGTTAAATAA
- a CDS encoding heavy-metal-associated domain-containing protein, whose translation MKKRITIDGMHCAGCVNSVEKAIRKVDGVQNVSVQLTTESASIEYEGVFPAEKVKKAVENAGYELAEDPAVKEVAFDIEGMHCAGCSAAVEKAALKTEGVTDANVNLATNRAFISFDPGRTDADEIAKRIDDAGYSVVRQKKKRIG comes from the coding sequence ATGAAAAAACGTATAACAATCGATGGCATGCACTGTGCAGGATGTGTGAACTCTGTTGAAAAGGCGATCCGGAAAGTTGATGGTGTACAGAACGTATCGGTACAGCTTACCACAGAGTCGGCGTCTATAGAATACGAAGGAGTTTTCCCTGCGGAGAAGGTTAAAAAGGCCGTCGAAAATGCCGGCTATGAACTTGCTGAAGATCCCGCCGTAAAAGAGGTTGCTTTCGATATTGAAGGAATGCACTGTGCTGGGTGCTCGGCTGCCGTTGAAAAAGCTGCGTTAAAAACAGAAGGGGTTACGGATGCAAATGTGAATCTTGCTACCAACAGGGCATTTATTAGCTTTGATCCCGGCCGGACTGACGCCGATGAAATTGCAAAGCGTATCGATGACGCCGGCTATTCTGTGGTTCGGCAAAAAAAAAAGAGAATAGGTTAG